The Streptomyces armeniacus genomic interval CGTACGCCGCCGTGTGCTGGAACGCTTCTGCGGCCAGCCGCTTGCGCTCGTCCAGCTCGAAGCCGCCGCCGTTCGCCGCGGTCAGCACGTCGCCGTAGCGCTCGGGGTTGACGACGACGGCGACCGACGGGTGGTTCTTCGCCGCCGCGCGCACCATCGAGGGCCCGCCGATGTCGATCTGCTCCACGCACTCGTCCGGAGCGGCGCCCGAGGCGACGGTCTCCCGGAACGGGTACAGGTTCACGATCACCAGCTCGAACGGCTCCACGCCCAGCTCGCTCAGCTGCCGCCGGTGGCTCTCCAGCCGCTGGTCGGCCAGGATGCCCGCGTGCACGCGCGGATGGAGCGTCTTGACCCGCCCGTCCAGGCACTCGGGGAAGCCGGTGAGCTCCTCGACGCCCGTGACCGGGACCCCGGCGCCCGCGATCCGCTTGGCCGTCGAACCGGTGGATACGAGCTCCACCCCCGCTTCGTGCAGTCCCCGGGCGAGCTCCTCCAGCCCGGCCTTGTCGTAGACGCTGATCAGCGCGCGGCGGATGGGCCGCTTCGTACCTTCGGCGGTCACGGGATCAATACCTTTCGTCCCTCAATGCGGTAGCCGTCACGCGCCAGGCGCCCGACGACCTCGACGAGCAGCCGTCGCTCGACTTCCTTGATCCGCTCGTGCAGAGCGGTTTCGTCGTCCTCGTCCCGCACCTCGACCACGCCCTGGGCGATGATCGGGCCGGTGTCGACGCCCTCGTCGACGAAGTGGACGGTGCATCCGGTCATCTTGACGCCGTACTCGAGCGCGTCGCGTACGCCGTGTGTGCCGGGGAAACTCGGCAGCAGCGCGGGGTGCGTGTTGATGAAACGCCCCCCGAAGCGGCCGAGGAACTCCTTGCCCACGATCTTCATGAACCCCGCCGAGATCACCAGGTCCGGCTCGTACGCGGCGGTCGCGGCGGTCAGCGCCGCGTCCCACTCCGCGCGGGAGGCGTGGTCCTCGACCCGGCACACGTAGGTCGGGATGCCGGACCGCTTCGCACGCTCCAGGCCCTCGGTGCCGTGCCGGTCGGCGCCGACGGCGACGATCTCGGCGCCATAGCCGACGACGTGCTGCACGGCGATGGTGTCCAGCAGCGCCTGCAGGTTGGTGCCCGCGCCGGACACGAGCACGACGAGGCGGGCGGGGCGGGAAGCGGGCACGGCCACAACGGTGCTCTTTCTGGCGAGACGGGATTGTGCGGTCGTACAAGCTTGTGGAACTGGCAATTCCGGGGAACTCTACGAAGCCGCCGACCGTCGGCAACGATACCGGCACTCGCATGGCCCCCCACGGGACGGGGGCGGAAGCGGAAGGTAGCGTCGGGCATACGTATGCGTACCCGATGCGGAAAGAGCAAGGGGAAGACACACTCCACATGACCGACCGACGCCGCCGCGCGGCCCATGCCGAGCCCTCTCAAGAGGACAACCCCTTCGCGCCGCCGCCCGAGGACCAACCGGACCGGCCCTGGCAGCCGCGCCGTCCGGCGGGCTCCCCCGACAACGGCGGAAACGGGGACGGCGGCGGAAACGGCGGTCAGGACGGCGGCGGCCGGAACGGCAACGGGAACGGCCGCGACGGGAACGGCGACGAAGGCGGCCGGCCGTCCCGCTGGGGCAGCAAGTGGAGCCCCCGCCAGCCCGGCCGGCAGAGCGGCGGCTTCGGCGGCACGGGCCAGCAGGGGCCGGGCGGCCCCGGACAGGGCCCGGGCGGAAACGGGAACGGGAACGGGAACGGCGGCAACGGCAACGGCAAGAACCGCGGCATGCGTTGGGACCCCACCGACCCGTACCAGCGGCACGCGCGGTACTCGCTGCACACCGGGATCTGGGGCCTCTTCTTCGCGCTGTTCAGCCTCTCGGAGATCGCGCTGCTGCTCGGCGCCCTCTCCGTGTACTGGGGCATCAGCGGCCTGCGCGCCAAACCCCCCGGGACCCGGCGCGGTTCGGGCTCGCGCGGCGGCACCAGGGCATCCGCCGAGGACGTCGCGGGCACCGACCGCCCGGCGGACAGCGGCACCCAGGGCGGCGGCGCTCAGGGCGGCGCGCCGCCCATCCCGATCAGCGTCACCCCGGCACAGGCGG includes:
- the purN gene encoding phosphoribosylglycinamide formyltransferase; amino-acid sequence: MPASRPARLVVLVSGAGTNLQALLDTIAVQHVVGYGAEIVAVGADRHGTEGLERAKRSGIPTYVCRVEDHASRAEWDAALTAATAAYEPDLVISAGFMKIVGKEFLGRFGGRFINTHPALLPSFPGTHGVRDALEYGVKMTGCTVHFVDEGVDTGPIIAQGVVEVRDEDDETALHERIKEVERRLLVEVVGRLARDGYRIEGRKVLIP